DNA sequence from the Acidobacteriota bacterium genome:
CTCCTGTTCCATCCACAGATCGCCGCTGACGATGGTGATGCCCAGGACCTCGACGTCGGGGGATTGAACGAACATCAGCACCGACTGCATGTCGGTGCTGCACGGCCCCCTGGCGTCCTGGTCGACGATCACCTTGAGCTTCTCGCCCACCGCTGGTGAGCTACCGGCCATCGCGGCCAGCAAAGCCGACAAGAGTACGACTGCGCTTCGTTTCATACACTACTCCCTTGGCCGCGTCAGAGCTTGGCGGCCTCCTCGGCGATCCGGTCGGTGAGCACCCGAACGTCGCGCTTGATCTGCTCGACGTCCACGGTGAGCATTCGCCGGTCTCGCATCACCTGGCGTCCGTGGATGATCACGGTCCGGACGTCGTGCGAGCTCGCGGCGTAGGCCAGGGCCGCGTAGACGTCGTACATCGGGATCATGTTGACCGAGTCCTTGTCGACGATGACGAGGTCGGCGAGCTTGCCGGCCTCGAGCGAGCCGATCCGGTCGTCCATGTCGATCGCCCGCGCCCCGCCGATCGTCGCCATCATCACGACGTCTCGAGCCGGCATCACCCGCCGGTCCAGCTTGGCCAGCTTGTGGAGCTTGGCGGTGTAGCCCAGCAGACCCATCAGGTCGAGCGTGTTGCCGCTCATCGGGCCGTCGGTGCCGAGACCCACGTCGAGTCCGGCCGCGAGCATCTCGAGCACCGGCGCGATGCCCTTGCCGGCCTTGACGTTCGAGACGATGTTGTGGCTCACCCCTACCCTCCGCTCTCGCAGTAGCTCGATGTCGTCGGCGTCGACGAAGATGCAGTGCGCCGCCACCAGTCGATCGTCGAGGAGTCCGACGGAGTCGAGATACTCGACCGGGCTCATCCCGAACTCCTCGTCGATCTTGTCGATCTCGGCCTGGGTCTCCGAGAGGTGGACGAGAACCGGAACGTCGAGCTCACGCGCGGCTACGGCGACCTCCTCGAGGTGCTCTTTGTCCAGGGTGTAGGGGGCATGCGGCGCCAGCGCCGGCGTCACCAGCTCGTCGTCGGCCCATTCGGCGATAAAGCGCCGCGCGTAGGCGAGACCGCCATAGGCCTCGTCCGCGTCGGGTGCCGGGAAACCGATCACCGTCTCACCCACGACGGCGCGCATGCCGACCGCCTTGGCCGCGCGCGCCACGGCGTCTTCGAAGTAGTACATGTCGACGAAGGTCGTGGCGCCGGAGAGCACCATCTCGACGGCCCCGAGCAGCGCCCCCTTGTAGACGTTGTCGGCGTCGACGACCATCGCTTCGAGCGGAAAGATGAAGCGCCGAAGCCGGTCGGGAATGTCGTCTCCCAGACCGCGGAACATGGTCATCGAGGCGTGGGTGTGGGTGTTCACCATCCCCGGCATGACGATGTCGCCGCCGGCGTCGATCGTCTCCTTCGCGGCATAGCGGGTCGCGACCTCGGCACCGCCGACCGCGGCGATCCGGGAACCCGCGATCGCGATCGCGCCACCCTCGATCACCCGGAAGTCGGCGTCCATGGTCACCACCGTGGCGTTGGTGATCACCAGATCGGCGGACTCGGCGCCGCCGGCCGCGACCGACCGATCGCCGTCGGTGCAACCGAGTGTCGCGGCGGCGAGGATCGCCACCAGGGTTGCCGCTGCTGTTCTGCGTCGCCGCAAAGCTGACCTCCGTCGGGGCGCCTGTCGGTATGCGGGTCGTCGCGCGGCGACCCGATCGGCCGGGCGTCGCGCCGTGGAGAAAGACCCTTG
Encoded proteins:
- a CDS encoding amidohydrolase produces the protein MRRRRTAAATLVAILAAATLGCTDGDRSVAAGGAESADLVITNATVVTMDADFRVIEGGAIAIAGSRIAAVGGAEVATRYAAKETIDAGGDIVMPGMVNTHTHASMTMFRGLGDDIPDRLRRFIFPLEAMVVDADNVYKGALLGAVEMVLSGATTFVDMYYFEDAVARAAKAVGMRAVVGETVIGFPAPDADEAYGGLAYARRFIAEWADDELVTPALAPHAPYTLDKEHLEEVAVAARELDVPVLVHLSETQAEIDKIDEEFGMSPVEYLDSVGLLDDRLVAAHCIFVDADDIELLRERRVGVSHNIVSNVKAGKGIAPVLEMLAAGLDVGLGTDGPMSGNTLDLMGLLGYTAKLHKLAKLDRRVMPARDVVMMATIGGARAIDMDDRIGSLEAGKLADLVIVDKDSVNMIPMYDVYAALAYAASSHDVRTVIIHGRQVMRDRRMLTVDVEQIKRDVRVLTDRIAEEAAKL